In a single window of the Streptomyces sp. NBC_00094 genome:
- a CDS encoding glycosyltransferase family 4 protein — translation MTAPTPATALDRLARTDLAFLNWRDPAHPDAGGAEAYCWEIARRFAAAGAHVTLVSSRYPGSRALEYRDGIRIVRGGGTFGVYAAAAAHLLRNRHAYDAVIDFQNGIPFFSPLFTPRWTADICVIHHVHQHQFDTRFHWPMNAVGRVLEKQVSRRVYRGRPVVVVSPSTREGARRELGFGNPLHIVPNGRPGAAASAPAGRRSDGPAVTVVSRLVPQKRVDLILRAVPALLRRRPELRVDICGDGPEAEALRKLAAGLGIASAVVFHGHVTEERKQELFHHAWLTVVPSVAEGWGLAVIEANTVGTPALAFDVPGLRDAIRPGVNGWLLDPDAELADGIAGALDELSAPEARRLAAARCRAWAAAFSWDHSAERLAQVVLEDLQRIHRHRRSRRSVNDLSVVTRFSSPDPDATERAVRNSLRQTDAWSRDGNVFRVLLHGCDEVRALGALRRLDVAEADVTLASGHDVLVGSAETGTTHSSRPGPTGTTQPGTTRSPQPGPTGTAPPRGPS, via the coding sequence GTGACCGCACCGACTCCCGCGACCGCACTCGACCGGCTCGCCCGCACCGACCTCGCCTTCCTCAACTGGCGTGACCCGGCGCACCCCGACGCGGGCGGGGCCGAGGCGTACTGCTGGGAGATCGCCCGGCGGTTCGCCGCGGCCGGCGCCCACGTCACCCTCGTCTCGTCGCGGTACCCCGGCTCGCGCGCCCTGGAGTACCGCGACGGGATCCGCATCGTGCGCGGCGGCGGGACGTTCGGCGTGTACGCGGCGGCCGCGGCGCACCTGCTGCGGAACCGGCACGCGTACGACGCCGTGATCGACTTCCAGAACGGCATCCCGTTCTTCTCCCCGCTCTTCACGCCCCGCTGGACCGCGGACATCTGCGTCATCCACCACGTCCACCAGCACCAGTTCGACACACGGTTCCACTGGCCGATGAACGCCGTGGGCCGGGTCCTGGAGAAGCAGGTCAGCCGGCGGGTCTACCGGGGACGGCCGGTGGTCGTCGTCTCGCCCTCGACCCGCGAGGGCGCCCGGCGCGAACTCGGCTTCGGCAACCCCCTCCACATCGTGCCCAACGGCCGCCCGGGGGCGGCGGCCTCGGCCCCCGCCGGGCGGCGGTCCGACGGCCCCGCGGTCACCGTCGTCAGCCGGCTCGTCCCGCAGAAGCGGGTCGACCTGATCCTGCGGGCCGTGCCCGCGCTGCTGCGGCGACGGCCGGAGCTGCGCGTCGACATCTGCGGGGACGGCCCGGAGGCGGAGGCGCTGCGGAAGCTCGCCGCCGGTCTCGGCATCGCCTCGGCCGTCGTCTTCCACGGGCACGTGACGGAGGAGCGCAAGCAGGAGCTGTTCCACCACGCGTGGCTGACGGTCGTGCCGTCCGTGGCGGAGGGCTGGGGGCTCGCCGTCATCGAGGCGAACACCGTCGGCACCCCCGCCCTCGCCTTCGACGTGCCGGGGCTGCGCGACGCGATCAGGCCGGGCGTCAACGGCTGGCTGCTCGACCCGGACGCGGAGCTCGCGGACGGGATCGCCGGCGCCCTCGACGAGCTGTCCGCGCCGGAGGCGCGGCGGCTCGCGGCGGCTCGCTGCCGTGCCTGGGCCGCGGCCTTCTCCTGGGACCACAGCGCGGAACGGCTCGCCCAGGTCGTCCTGGAGGACCTCCAGCGCATCCACCGGCACCGTCGCTCCCGGCGCTCCGTGAACGACCTGTCGGTCGTGACCCGTTTCTCCTCCCCCGACCCCGACGCCACGGAGCGGGCGGTGCGGAACTCCCTGCGTCAGACGGACGCCTGGAGCCGCGACGGGAACGTCTTCCGCGTCCTGCTCCACGGCTGCGACGAGGTGCGGGCGCTCGGCGCGCTGCGCCGACTGGACGTCGCGGAGGCCGACGTCACCCTGGCGAGCGGCCACGACGTCCTGGTGGGTTCGGCGGAGACCGGCACGACCCACTCCTCCCGGCCCGGCCCGACCGGCACGACACAGCCCGGCACAACCCGCTCCCCTCAGCCCGGCCCGACCGGCACGGCACCTCCCCGGGGGCCGTCGTGA
- a CDS encoding glycoside hydrolase family 15 protein, with the protein MAGRIEDYALVGDLETAALIGTDGSVDWWCAPRFDSPACLAALLGDPGHGRWILAPVGNTRCTRRSYRGDTLVLDTLWESVGGTVRVTDFMPPRFPASPRESAPRIVRVVEGIAGRVAMRGELRLRFHHGSIVPWTRAVDRRTVASVAGPDAVYLSCGPGADPVVTLDRTTVEFTVTAGSSVAFVLDWRPSHTAVPPTASPAEIDATLLRTLAFWNDWASGLRYEGPAREAVLRSLLTLKALTYAPTGGVVAAATASLPESVGGQRNWDYRFCWLRDSTFTLSCLLRGGFRREALAWTDWLLRAVAGDPADLQPLYGVEGQRRLPETYADWLPGYENSRPVRFGNAAVDQFQLDIYGEVLNTVYSAVRAGVALDPPAWALVAALLEYVGKRWREPDEGIWEVRGSRRHFVHSKVMSWVAADRAVRLARVAGLRGSVRRWQALRGDIRAEICARGWSEEQQSFTQYYGSHQVDATALLIPRLGFLPADDPRVLGTVAAMGRLDERGFLRRYGDVRDGGRHRLDDLGGTEGAFVACTCWYADALAATGRRDQARAVFERVLAIRNDVGLLSEEWDPVAGRQLGNTPQALSHVALVNTAFTLYGTRRHDRTAPRRLTAA; encoded by the coding sequence ATGGCAGGGCGAATCGAGGACTACGCCCTCGTCGGAGACCTGGAGACGGCTGCGCTCATCGGGACCGACGGGTCCGTCGACTGGTGGTGCGCGCCTCGCTTCGACTCGCCTGCCTGTCTCGCGGCCCTCCTCGGCGATCCCGGTCACGGCCGGTGGATCCTCGCCCCCGTCGGCAACACCCGTTGCACACGCAGGAGTTATCGGGGCGACACGCTCGTCCTCGACACGCTCTGGGAGTCCGTCGGCGGCACCGTGCGGGTCACCGACTTCATGCCCCCGCGCTTCCCGGCCTCCCCGCGCGAGAGCGCGCCCAGAATCGTCCGCGTGGTCGAGGGGATCGCCGGACGGGTGGCCATGCGGGGCGAGTTGAGACTCCGGTTCCACCACGGCAGCATCGTGCCCTGGACCCGCGCGGTGGACCGGCGGACCGTCGCCTCCGTCGCCGGACCCGACGCCGTGTACCTCTCCTGCGGCCCGGGCGCCGACCCGGTCGTCACCCTGGACCGTACGACCGTCGAGTTCACCGTCACCGCCGGGAGCAGCGTCGCGTTCGTCCTCGACTGGCGCCCCTCGCACACCGCGGTGCCCCCCACCGCCTCGCCCGCCGAGATCGACGCCACCCTCCTGCGCACCCTCGCCTTCTGGAACGACTGGGCGTCCGGGCTCCGTTACGAAGGGCCGGCCAGGGAGGCCGTCCTCCGCTCCCTCCTCACCCTCAAGGCCCTCACCTACGCCCCCACCGGCGGCGTCGTCGCGGCCGCCACGGCCTCCCTTCCCGAGAGCGTCGGCGGACAGCGCAACTGGGACTACCGCTTCTGCTGGTTGCGCGACTCCACCTTCACCCTCTCCTGTCTGCTGCGCGGCGGATTCCGCCGGGAGGCACTGGCCTGGACGGACTGGCTGCTCCGGGCCGTCGCGGGCGATCCCGCAGACCTCCAGCCCCTCTACGGGGTCGAGGGACAGCGCCGGCTCCCCGAGACGTACGCCGACTGGCTTCCCGGCTACGAGAACTCACGCCCCGTCAGGTTCGGCAACGCGGCCGTCGACCAGTTCCAGCTCGACATCTACGGCGAGGTGCTCAACACCGTCTACTCGGCGGTACGGGCCGGAGTCGCCCTCGATCCGCCGGCCTGGGCCCTGGTGGCCGCGCTCCTGGAGTACGTCGGCAAGCGCTGGCGGGAACCCGACGAGGGGATCTGGGAAGTCCGGGGCTCACGCCGCCACTTCGTCCACTCCAAGGTGATGTCCTGGGTCGCCGCCGACCGCGCCGTCCGCCTCGCCCGCGTCGCCGGTCTGCGCGGTTCCGTACGCCGCTGGCAGGCGCTGCGCGGCGACATACGCGCGGAGATCTGCGCCCGCGGCTGGAGCGAGGAACAGCAGTCCTTCACGCAGTACTACGGAAGCCACCAGGTCGACGCCACCGCCCTGTTGATCCCCCGGCTCGGCTTCCTCCCCGCCGACGACCCCCGGGTCCTCGGCACCGTGGCGGCGATGGGGCGGCTCGACGAGCGCGGATTCCTCCGCCGGTACGGTGACGTCCGGGACGGCGGGAGACACCGCCTCGACGACCTGGGCGGAACCGAAGGGGCCTTCGTCGCCTGCACGTGCTGGTACGCCGACGCCCTCGCCGCGACCGGCCGCCGCGACCAGGCCCGTGCCGTCTTCGAGCGGGTGCTCGCCATCCGCAACGACGTCGGACTGCTGTCCGAGGAATGGGACCCGGTGGCCGGCCGCCAGCTCGGCAACACGCCGCAGGCACTCAGCCACGTGGCCCTCGTGAACACGGCCTTCACTCTGTACGGCACGCGCCGCCACGACCGTACGGCCCCCCGCCGTCTCACCGCGGCCTGA
- a CDS encoding dolichyl-phosphate beta-glucosyltransferase, whose product MATSRTHEPLPRRLVRPPVELELLIPAFNEQRRLPSTVSATVDYLSERPWSSAVVVVDNNSADGTLDVLDRFADSPVPVHAIGCSDQGKGAAVRRGIETSSARFIGFADADNATPVDTLDRVMLLLRAGHGAVIASRHMPGARLDVEQSALRRGGGLLFRTLAHLSLPGVADTQCGFKFFNGPLARAIAPRCHIDGFAFDVELLAQVVRAGRDVVEVPVVWHDVPGSTFSARRDGLRSMADLLRISLAR is encoded by the coding sequence ATGGCGACCTCGCGCACCCACGAACCGCTCCCCCGCCGGCTCGTCCGCCCGCCGGTGGAACTGGAACTGCTCATCCCCGCCTTCAACGAACAGCGCCGCCTGCCGTCCACGGTCAGCGCCACCGTCGACTACCTGAGCGAACGGCCCTGGTCCTCGGCGGTCGTCGTCGTCGACAACAACAGCGCCGACGGCACGCTCGACGTCCTCGACCGCTTCGCCGACTCCCCCGTGCCCGTCCACGCCATCGGCTGCAGCGACCAGGGCAAAGGCGCGGCCGTCCGGCGCGGCATCGAGACCTCCTCGGCCCGCTTCATCGGCTTCGCCGACGCCGACAACGCCACGCCCGTGGACACCCTGGACCGGGTGATGCTCCTGCTGCGGGCCGGCCACGGTGCCGTCATCGCCTCGCGCCACATGCCCGGCGCCCGGCTCGACGTGGAGCAGTCGGCGCTGCGGCGCGGCGGCGGCCTGCTCTTCCGGACACTGGCGCACCTGTCGCTGCCCGGCGTCGCCGACACCCAGTGCGGCTTCAAGTTCTTCAACGGCCCGCTCGCCCGCGCGATCGCGCCCCGGTGCCACATCGACGGCTTCGCCTTCGACGTCGAACTCCTCGCCCAGGTCGTGCGCGCCGGGCGCGACGTCGTGGAGGTGCCGGTCGTCTGGCACGACGTACCGGGGTCGACGTTCTCGGCACGGCGCGACGGACTGCGCTCGATGGCCGACCTCCTCCGGATATCCCTGGCCCGGTGA
- a CDS encoding glycosyltransferase: MSLVLTVRPDGRDPGHALDLLLDQVPEDVRDVVLIGGATGVGPARDGMTVRTLGAWDFTRGDIPHAGLRAATGDLIVLMNADGSMSPHEIPHYLHYLESGFDFVKGSRFIAGGDVADYPLARRLGHRALLRVARRLYGQQLTDLWYGFCAFRRGFVDLLDLREDGVELGAELVTHALHYGLRVAEVPSRELPRLHGPSHPRTVRDGARILGTLLEERPHNALSRFAHGR, from the coding sequence GTGAGTCTCGTCCTGACGGTCCGCCCCGACGGACGGGACCCGGGACACGCCCTCGACCTGCTGCTCGACCAGGTTCCGGAGGACGTGCGGGACGTGGTCCTGATCGGCGGAGCGACGGGCGTGGGACCCGCGCGGGACGGCATGACCGTCCGGACGCTCGGGGCCTGGGACTTCACGCGGGGTGACATCCCGCACGCGGGACTGCGCGCGGCCACCGGGGATCTGATCGTGCTGATGAACGCCGACGGCAGCATGTCGCCGCACGAGATCCCGCACTACCTGCATTACCTGGAAAGCGGATTCGATTTCGTGAAGGGTTCCCGTTTCATCGCGGGCGGGGACGTCGCCGACTATCCGCTCGCACGACGCCTCGGCCACCGAGCCCTGCTGCGCGTCGCACGCCGGCTGTACGGCCAGCAGCTCACCGATCTCTGGTACGGGTTCTGCGCCTTCCGGCGGGGCTTCGTCGACCTCCTCGATCTGCGCGAGGACGGCGTCGAACTCGGAGCCGAGCTCGTGACCCACGCCCTGCACTACGGGCTGCGCGTCGCCGAGGTGCCCAGTCGCGAACTGCCGCGCCTCCATGGCCCGTCGCACCCGCGCACGGTCCGCGACGGCGCCCGCATCCTCGGCACGCTCCTCGAAGAGCGGCCGCACAACGCCCTGTCCCGATTCGCCCACGGTCGCTGA
- a CDS encoding lipopolysaccharide biosynthesis protein, whose translation MTSVGRVASRPPVHQDEVRAVHGARWIATAAVAVGALNYAYALVLTRLLDVSEYATFAAGQGLLVCTAAIAVVTVPWMLAQALARAGSDTERAEAVRFAVITSVAGGALAAVVVACVAQEFAGPVTTLVVACATFAVYVTRVSAGWLQGTERMRTLAVLNTTEACLKFGVGLFFVVALDLGEAGALAAFGIAVLPFAFFLPHRFRGAPRRPWRSVTVDRELWRRAVGIASLQGVVALLAAVDIVLVAMLPTDRAAAASYQAAVMLGRIPLFLAGAVSIAFLPALSRRRAGDPLTAAALRMYLTVALPLTVVAATAPGALLTAVFPAGYTTVSTLMACTATAGLALGALALLVTFAQAVNDYGCLRTLLAGLVLYVTALVTGWAVGGVLGMAIGGLCGTVATLVLIAVRHARRHGFGIAERPFGRVVVPMLALAGALVLIRPYTLVWLAAAVAVTGVALWRFFGRRGDPVQAGEPGGAPPAPLAGSVPYEPGARAAVHDEHAVRLLVDTVWRGLVRPAGDEELRDALAAARRNQVEGRLARAYPRQLAATVAEVESATALFRRNLVESTGRLRAAGIPTVLIKADLDGDYVYGNFDLVVPPGRLRAAQDALDGWYVQRSTYWLERTTKVLLEPPSGPAAHLHGAVCWFGVPVVPTERLFARAEHPDDPGSSDGHAWLTPCPSDRLRIWLAHALFQNLTLDLSELLALRSLLRPDVLAEARRETLREGWSAGGRRALDTAVAAMARLDRGESVPLPLPLPVATSLRVGAEHSGHLLVEGRLRAATREASLRVPLVVAKKLRRRVP comes from the coding sequence GTGACCTCCGTCGGCCGTGTGGCGTCGCGCCCGCCCGTCCACCAGGACGAGGTCAGGGCCGTCCACGGCGCGCGCTGGATCGCCACCGCCGCCGTCGCGGTCGGCGCGCTCAACTACGCGTACGCGCTGGTCCTCACACGGCTCCTGGACGTCTCCGAGTACGCCACGTTCGCCGCGGGTCAGGGACTCCTGGTGTGCACCGCGGCCATCGCCGTCGTCACCGTGCCGTGGATGCTGGCGCAGGCGCTCGCCCGGGCGGGTTCGGACACCGAGCGCGCCGAGGCGGTGCGCTTCGCCGTGATCACGTCGGTCGCGGGCGGCGCCCTGGCTGCGGTCGTGGTGGCCTGCGTGGCACAGGAGTTCGCCGGCCCGGTGACGACCCTCGTCGTCGCGTGCGCCACCTTCGCCGTCTACGTGACCAGGGTGAGCGCCGGATGGCTTCAGGGCACCGAGCGGATGCGGACCCTCGCGGTCCTCAACACCACCGAGGCCTGCCTCAAGTTCGGTGTGGGGCTGTTCTTCGTCGTGGCCCTGGACCTCGGCGAGGCGGGCGCGCTCGCGGCCTTCGGCATCGCCGTCCTGCCGTTCGCGTTCTTCCTGCCGCACCGGTTCCGCGGGGCACCGCGGCGCCCCTGGCGGTCGGTGACCGTCGACCGGGAGCTGTGGCGGCGGGCGGTCGGGATCGCCTCGCTCCAGGGTGTGGTGGCGCTGCTCGCGGCCGTGGACATCGTCCTCGTCGCGATGCTCCCCACCGACCGTGCGGCGGCGGCCAGTTACCAGGCGGCGGTGATGCTCGGCCGGATCCCGCTCTTCCTCGCGGGTGCCGTCTCGATCGCCTTCCTGCCCGCGCTCTCGCGGCGGCGGGCGGGCGACCCCCTGACCGCCGCCGCGCTGCGGATGTACCTCACGGTGGCGCTGCCCCTGACGGTGGTGGCCGCGACGGCGCCCGGGGCGCTCCTGACGGCGGTGTTCCCGGCCGGCTACACGACAGTCTCCACCCTCATGGCCTGCACGGCGACGGCGGGTCTCGCGCTCGGCGCGCTCGCCCTCCTCGTGACCTTCGCCCAGGCCGTGAACGACTACGGGTGTCTGCGGACGCTGCTCGCCGGGCTGGTCCTGTACGTGACCGCGCTGGTGACCGGCTGGGCCGTCGGCGGTGTGCTCGGCATGGCGATCGGCGGACTGTGCGGGACGGTCGCCACCCTCGTACTGATCGCCGTACGGCACGCCCGACGGCACGGTTTCGGGATCGCGGAGCGGCCGTTCGGCCGCGTGGTGGTGCCGATGCTCGCGCTCGCCGGAGCGCTCGTGCTGATCCGTCCGTACACCCTGGTCTGGCTGGCCGCCGCGGTCGCGGTCACGGGCGTCGCGCTGTGGCGGTTCTTCGGCCGGCGGGGCGACCCGGTCCAGGCCGGAGAGCCCGGCGGGGCGCCCCCCGCTCCGCTCGCGGGTTCCGTGCCGTACGAGCCGGGGGCCCGGGCCGCGGTCCACGACGAGCACGCCGTGCGGCTCCTCGTCGACACCGTATGGCGGGGCCTGGTCCGGCCCGCCGGTGACGAGGAGCTGCGCGACGCGCTGGCCGCGGCCCGGCGCAACCAGGTCGAGGGCCGGCTGGCCCGCGCGTACCCCCGGCAGCTCGCGGCGACGGTCGCCGAGGTGGAGAGCGCGACCGCCCTCTTCCGCCGGAACCTCGTCGAGTCCACGGGTCGGCTGCGGGCGGCGGGCATCCCCACCGTCCTGATCAAGGCCGATCTCGACGGCGACTACGTGTACGGCAACTTCGACCTGGTGGTGCCGCCGGGACGGCTGCGGGCGGCTCAGGACGCGCTCGACGGCTGGTACGTCCAGCGGTCGACGTACTGGCTGGAGCGGACGACGAAGGTGCTCCTCGAACCGCCGAGCGGCCCCGCGGCGCATCTGCACGGCGCGGTCTGCTGGTTCGGGGTGCCGGTGGTGCCCACCGAGCGGCTCTTCGCCCGGGCCGAGCACCCCGATGACCCCGGCTCCTCCGACGGCCACGCGTGGCTGACACCGTGCCCGTCCGACCGGCTGCGCATCTGGCTGGCGCACGCGCTGTTCCAGAACCTGACGCTCGACCTCTCCGAACTGCTCGCGCTGCGGTCGCTGCTGCGCCCCGACGTCCTGGCGGAGGCGCGCCGCGAGACCCTCCGCGAGGGCTGGAGCGCGGGCGGCCGACGGGCGCTCGACACCGCCGTCGCGGCGATGGCACGGCTCGACAGGGGCGAGTCCGTCCCGCTGCCGCTGCCCCTTCCGGTGGCGACCTCACTGCGGGTCGGCGCCGAACACTCCGGTCATCTCCTCGTCGAGGGCCGGCTCCGCGCCGCGACCCGCGAGGCGTCACTGCGGGTACCGCTCGTGGTGGCCAAGAAGCTGAGGAGGCGGGTGCCGTGA
- a CDS encoding phosphatase PAP2 family protein, producing MASYDRLRAGGSPRPLETGDTWWYAAVAGEAAGSFSTRVRARTRRACLGSVLLLTVVYAGLVLTATGRRWGDAALTGRRADTAAATVLREHPSLAGLTTLSLVLGCVLLLAVGLLRKRYALTGAVAGAVVTSLALTGLLQRYAPRPRLLDAGGALLQSGFPSAQTTLALGTAFGLVLVVPYRLRGLTVLAGTVWAGAVGAYTVAAGDHRPGDLIAAALVVLAVFCGLLAVLARKGKVRPAPRGPLPRALLATVPLAALAAAGLAAGLWLLGDTLALPATAPYDPAELRLAHRCGQALAAGVTAAAGLILLALLRRVDVDGAPTPYRLGGPFVEASGVPHDDVPVGPFTEDRDHEIS from the coding sequence ATGGCTTCCTACGACAGGCTCCGCGCCGGCGGCTCCCCGAGGCCGCTGGAGACCGGTGACACCTGGTGGTACGCCGCCGTGGCCGGCGAGGCCGCCGGCTCCTTCAGCACCAGGGTCCGCGCCCGGACCCGGCGTGCCTGCCTCGGGTCCGTCCTCCTCCTCACGGTCGTCTACGCGGGCCTCGTGCTCACCGCGACCGGCCGCCGGTGGGGCGACGCCGCCCTCACCGGGCGGCGCGCCGACACCGCCGCCGCCACCGTGCTCCGCGAGCACCCCTCGCTCGCCGGCCTCACCACGCTCTCCCTGGTCCTCGGCTGCGTCCTGCTGCTCGCCGTCGGCCTGCTGCGCAAGCGGTACGCGCTCACCGGCGCCGTCGCGGGCGCCGTCGTCACCTCCCTCGCGCTGACGGGACTCCTCCAGCGGTACGCGCCCCGCCCCCGTCTCCTCGACGCCGGCGGCGCACTCCTCCAGAGCGGCTTCCCCAGCGCGCAGACCACCCTCGCCCTCGGTACCGCCTTCGGCCTCGTGCTCGTCGTCCCGTACCGGTTGCGCGGACTCACCGTCCTCGCCGGCACCGTCTGGGCCGGAGCCGTCGGCGCGTACACCGTCGCGGCGGGTGACCACCGCCCGGGCGACCTCATCGCCGCCGCCCTCGTCGTCCTCGCCGTCTTCTGCGGCCTGCTCGCCGTCCTCGCCCGCAAGGGCAAGGTCCGCCCCGCCCCCCGCGGCCCGCTCCCGCGCGCCCTCCTCGCGACCGTCCCGCTCGCCGCCCTCGCGGCCGCCGGGCTCGCCGCCGGCCTCTGGCTCCTCGGCGACACCCTCGCCCTGCCCGCCACCGCCCCCTACGACCCGGCCGAGCTCCGGCTCGCCCACCGCTGCGGACAGGCCCTCGCCGCAGGCGTCACCGCAGCCGCCGGACTGATCCTGCTCGCCCTGCTCCGCCGCGTCGACGTGGACGGAGCCCCCACCCCGTACCGGCTCGGCGGCCCCTTCGTGGAGGCTTCCGGGGTCCCGCACGACGACGTCCCCGTGGGGCCCTTTACGGAGGACCGCGATCACGAGATATCTTGA
- a CDS encoding glycosyltransferase family 4 protein: MTTSRSVLLVAVSGPDGAGKSSLVRRLATLLGERGIPVVTTHCYGCFLCRRFPVPPRVGEEGEHGERWARRAADPERRGSLPRRAHAFLDATELAVRIAAARLAATARARGRQAVVVTDRGPLDGLVKFDLPVSSAAAGTFRRIAGRYGLTVLVETGPDTLLGRGWEEGAGSPAAWWARYRAWSVRLPRVARVDGERAPSLVAATTLDQILDVVRERTASDGMGEEAGGGPERGTDARPHVVVSIYDDADNPDYRGGGALVVGKVARRLADDFRVTVVTAGRRAGTEYRDGIRYVRLPVCRAGPRAGQLVFLTLLPFVARRIPHDLWLESFTPPFSTSFLPLATRAPVVGIDQGRSAEALWRRYHLPFFLVERLGLRCYRHIVAMNAADGSVIRRLSPRADVQVIANGVEPRLLDESRLGNGQFILFLGRIDTWVKGLDLLLDAYDRARPPLELLLAGSGTPAEERRLAALVAARTRGREPRIHWVGYAEEERKRQLLRDSAFLVVPSRHETFGLVALEGMSYGKPVLHFDLPALRWMRDGGDVAVPPFDVAALGERMDELARDEALRRGLGRRSALAAKHYTWDEMTGRYLALAHRLLDTPAPARRPRKRGTSWQTTR; the protein is encoded by the coding sequence GTGACGACCTCACGAAGCGTCCTGCTCGTCGCGGTGTCCGGTCCGGACGGCGCGGGCAAGTCCTCGCTCGTCCGCAGGCTCGCGACGCTGCTCGGCGAGCGGGGGATCCCGGTCGTCACCACGCACTGCTACGGCTGCTTCCTGTGCCGCAGGTTCCCGGTTCCGCCACGGGTGGGGGAAGAAGGAGAACACGGTGAGCGGTGGGCACGGCGGGCCGCGGATCCCGAGCGCCGGGGATCCCTGCCTCGCCGTGCCCACGCGTTCCTCGACGCCACCGAACTGGCGGTCCGGATCGCGGCGGCCCGGCTGGCGGCGACCGCGCGGGCCCGCGGCCGGCAGGCCGTGGTCGTGACCGACCGGGGGCCGCTGGACGGGCTGGTGAAGTTCGACCTCCCCGTGTCGTCGGCGGCGGCGGGCACCTTCCGCCGGATCGCCGGCCGCTACGGTCTGACGGTCCTCGTGGAGACCGGGCCCGACACGCTCCTCGGGCGCGGCTGGGAGGAGGGCGCCGGCTCCCCCGCCGCCTGGTGGGCCCGCTACCGGGCCTGGTCCGTACGGCTGCCTCGGGTGGCGCGCGTCGACGGCGAGCGGGCCCCGTCGCTCGTCGCGGCCACCACCCTGGACCAGATCCTCGACGTGGTGCGGGAGCGGACGGCGAGTGACGGGATGGGGGAGGAGGCCGGCGGAGGCCCGGAGCGCGGAACCGACGCGCGACCGCACGTGGTCGTGTCGATCTACGACGACGCCGACAACCCCGACTACCGGGGCGGCGGTGCCCTGGTCGTCGGCAAGGTCGCCCGCAGGCTCGCGGACGACTTCCGCGTGACGGTCGTGACGGCGGGCCGCCGCGCCGGGACCGAGTACCGCGACGGCATCCGCTACGTACGGCTGCCGGTGTGCCGGGCGGGCCCGCGCGCCGGGCAACTGGTGTTCCTGACGCTGCTGCCGTTCGTGGCCCGCCGCATCCCGCACGACCTGTGGCTGGAGAGCTTCACTCCCCCGTTCTCGACCAGCTTCCTGCCCCTGGCGACCCGCGCCCCCGTCGTCGGCATCGACCAGGGCCGCAGCGCCGAGGCGTTGTGGCGCCGCTACCACCTGCCGTTCTTCCTGGTCGAGCGGCTCGGGCTGCGCTGCTACCGGCACATCGTGGCGATGAACGCGGCCGACGGCTCGGTGATCCGGCGGCTCAGCCCCCGTGCCGACGTCCAGGTCATCGCCAACGGCGTGGAGCCGCGGCTCCTCGACGAGTCCCGGCTCGGCAACGGGCAGTTCATCCTCTTCCTGGGACGGATCGACACCTGGGTCAAGGGCCTCGACCTGCTCCTCGACGCCTACGACCGGGCCAGGCCCCCGCTGGAGCTGCTGCTCGCGGGCAGTGGCACGCCGGCCGAGGAACGCCGGCTCGCGGCGCTCGTCGCCGCCCGCACCCGCGGGCGCGAGCCCCGGATCCACTGGGTGGGGTACGCCGAGGAGGAGCGCAAGCGGCAACTGCTGCGCGACAGCGCCTTCCTCGTGGTTCCCTCCCGACACGAGACGTTCGGGCTCGTGGCCCTCGAAGGCATGTCGTACGGCAAGCCCGTCCTCCACTTCGACCTGCCCGCCCTGCGCTGGATGCGCGACGGCGGCGACGTGGCCGTCCCGCCGTTCGACGTGGCGGCCCTCGGCGAGCGCATGGACGAGCTGGCCCGCGACGAGGCACTCCGCCGCGGCCTGGGACGGCGCTCCGCGCTCGCCGCCAAGCACTACACGTGGGACGAGATGACGGGCCGCTATCTGGCCCTGGCCCACCGGCTCCTGGACACACCGGCCCCCGCGCGGCGGCCGAGGAAGAGGGGTACGTCATGGCAGACGACCCGCTGA